In Anguilla rostrata isolate EN2019 chromosome 1, ASM1855537v3, whole genome shotgun sequence, a genomic segment contains:
- the plaat1l gene encoding phospholipase A and acyltransferase 1 — MGQRSSQPQLYPGDIVEFPRNKHFSHFGVYYGERDGVSYVAHLTSRDSDARLLLFGRAMKSSVKVEPVELVGKHYKVSNYLDGTHAPRDFYTLVKPEIDEAVGKTFTYDILFHNCEHQATLYRYGLKKSVQIEKIYGQIYPTWKELFEKKKL; from the exons ATGGGCCAG cgTAGTTCCCAGCCTCAGCTCTACCCTGGAGACATTGTGGAGTTTCCCCGAAATAAGCATTTCTCCCACTTTGGGGTCTAttatggagagagagacggagttTCCTATGTGGCTCACCTGACCTCACGAG ACTCAGATGCCAGGTTGCTTCTGTTTGGCCGGGCCATGAAGTCTTCAGTGAAGGTGGAACCGGTAGAGCTGGTGGGGAAACATTACAAAGTCAGCAACTACCTGGATGGCACACACGCTCCGCGGGATTTCTACACTCTGGTGAAACCCGAGATTGACGAAGCCGTGGGAAAAACATTCACCTATGACATCCTGTTCCACAACTGTGAACATCAGGCCACCCTATACCGCTACGGCCTGAAGAAATCtgtacag ATTGAAAAGATCTATGGCCAGATTTACCCAACTTGGAAAGAGCTCTTTGAAAAGAAGAAACTGTAA
- the ephx2 gene encoding LOW QUALITY PROTEIN: bifunctional epoxide hydrolase 2 (The sequence of the model RefSeq protein was modified relative to this genomic sequence to represent the inferred CDS: deleted 2 bases in 1 codon), with amino-acid sequence MAARKAVLFDLWGCVQTPRLHHIFKKYEESLGLPRNFIHETVVKGGPGSALHRAELGKLTLTQMIPEMEAECLKEASSQAVSLPPQFSVQKLFDQIREALRFNTAILEASDKLRRHGVATCVLGNSWVDDSEKRDWMGLVLLVLQLHFDLVFQSCRTGARLPDPTLFSHALQRLGATPQQGVFVGAVVSGGICGRCDFRGYLWALWFLGVFVGAVISGRICGCCAFRGYLWALWFLGVFVGAVISGRICGCCAQAVFVSSVEESVAAGRDIGMAVVLMDDSNEALKHLQCLTGMQAILVSSVEERETAGKKIGMGMCLTEDPNEAMLQLQSLSGVELLSSEETCSLCCNPEDVPHCFVTIKPGHQVHYVDMGEGPAVLLCHGFPDSWFSWRYQILALAESGFRVLALDMKGYGDSLAPPDIEEYSQEQLCQGIVQVTLVGHDWGGSLVWNMAQCHPERVRAVASLNTPLFLVDPNTNPMERLKANPTFNYQIYFQTPGVAEAELEKDLARTFKIMFRDAAGNVGKGLTLSSANVCERGGLFVGLPDDIPLSPILSEDALQYYIKQFSKTGFRGPLNWYRNTERNWRWMSSRPRGKILMPSLMVTAGMDQILLPKFSSGMETMIPNLTRGHIEDCGHWTQIERPVELNKILLSWLKDVHQKAAIPLCPKL; translated from the exons GAATTTTATCCATGAGACAGTTGTGAAAGGAGGACCTGGGAGTGCTttgcacagagcagagctgggGAAGCTAACGCTGACTCAG ATGATTCCAGAGATGGAGGCTGAGTGTCTAAAGGAGGCTTCCAGTCAGGCCGTGTCCCTGCCTCCCCAGTTCTCTGTGCAGAAGCTTTTTGATCAGATCAGAGAAGCTCTGAGGTTCAACACTGCAATACTGGAGGCTTCTGACAAACTGCGTCGCCATG GCGTGGCCACTTGTGTGCTGGGCAATAGCTGGGTGGATGACTCTGAGAAGCGGGATTGGATGGGCCTGGTCCTCTTGGTCCTGCAGCTGCACTTTGACCTGGTCTTTCAGTCCTGCCGTACAGGGGCCCGACTCCCCGACCCCACCCTGTTCAGCCACGCCCTGCAGCGGCTCGGTGCCACACCCCAACAG GGGGTATTTGTGGGCGCTGTGGTTTCAGGGGGTATTTGTGGGCGCTGTGATTTCAGGGGGTATTTGTGGGCGCTGTGGTTTCTGGGGGTATTTGTGGGCGCTGTGATTTCAGGGCGTATTTGTGGGTGCTGTGCTTTCAGGGGGTATTTGTGGGCGCTGTGGTTTCTGGGGGTATTTGTGGGCGCTGTGATTTCAGGGCGTATTTGTGGGTGCTGTGCT CAGGCGGTATTCGTGAGCTCTGTGGAGGAGAGCGTGGCAGCAGGTCGAGACATTGGCATGGCTGTGGTCCTGATGGACGACTCCAATGAAGCCTTGAAGCATCTGCAGTGCCTCACAGGCATGCAG GCCATATTGGTAAGCTCtgtagaggagagagagacagcagggaaGAAGATCGGCATGGGGATGTGCCTGACTGAAGACCCCAATGAAGCcatgctgcagctgcagtcccTCTCAGGTGTAGAG ctGTTGAGCTCTGAGGAAACATGTTCTCTTTGCTGTAATCCTGAAGATGTCCCCCACTGCTTTGTCACCATTAAG cctggGCATCAGGTGCACTATGTGGacatgggggaggggcctgctgtTCTCCTGTGTCACGGTTTTCCTGACAGCTGGTTCTCCTGGAGATACCAG ATCCTAGCACTGGCTGAATCAGGCTTCAGGGTTCTGGCCCTGGATATGAAAGGCTATGGGGACTCCTTAGCGCCTCCTG ACATTGAGGAGTACTCACAGGAGCAGCTGTgccag GGGATCGTCCAGGTGACACTGGTGGGGCATGACTGGGGCGGCAGCCTGGTGTGGAATATGGCTCAGTGCCATCCTGAGAGAGTCAG AGCTGTAGCCTCACTGAACACGCCTCTCTTCCTTGTGGATCCAAACACCAACCCCATGGAGAGGCTGAAAGCCAATCCCACCTTCAACTACCAGATTTACTTCCAGACACCA GGCGTAGCAGAGGCTGAGCTGGAGAAAGATCTGGCGAGGACCTTTAAAATCATGTTCAGAGATGCTGCTGGTAACGTG GGGAAAGGTCTGACTCTAAGCTCAGCGAATGTCTGTGAAAGAG GTGGGCTGTTTGTGGGGTTGCCAGATGACATTCCCCTCAGTCCTATTCTCAGTGAGGATGCTCTGCAATACTATATCAAACAGTTCAGCAAGACAGGCTTCAG AGGGCCTCTGAACTGGTACCGTAATACAGAGAGAAACTGGAGATGGATGTCTTCCAGGCCAAGGGGGAAG ATACTGATGCCCTCCCTGATGGTGACGGCAGGGATGGACCAGATCctccttcccaaattctccagCGGCATGGAGACCATG ATACCCAACTTAACGCGAGGGCACATTGAAGACTGTGGCCATTGGACCCAGATTGAGAG GCCTGTTGAACTCAATAAGATTCTGCTCTCCTGGCTGAAGGACGTGCATCAGAAAGCTGCCATCCCGCTGTGCCCAAAGCTGTGA